A single genomic interval of Malania oleifera isolate guangnan ecotype guangnan chromosome 11, ASM2987363v1, whole genome shotgun sequence harbors:
- the LOC131168100 gene encoding S-adenosylmethionine synthase 3 yields METFLFTSESVNEGHPDKICDQVSDAVLDACLEQDPESKVACETCTKTNMVMVFGEITTKAKVNYEKIVRDTCRNIGFVSADVGLDADNCKVLVNVEQQSPDIAQGVHGHLTRKPEEIGAGDQGHMFGYATDETPELMPLTHVLATKLGAKLTEVRKNKTCPWLRPDGKTQVTVEYRNEEGAMVPIRVHTVLISTQHDENVTNEQIAKDLKEHVIKPVIPSKYLDGKTIFHLNPSGRFVIGGPHGDAGLTGRKIIIDTYGGWGAHGGGAFSGKDPTKVDRSGAYIVRQAAKSVVASGLARRCIVQVSYAIGVPEPLSVFVDTYKTGKIPDKDILGIIKENFDFRPGMISINLDLKRGGNLRFQKTAAYGHFGRDDPDFTWETVKHLKKKA; encoded by the coding sequence ATGGAAACTTTCCTCTTTACCTCTGAATCTGTCAATGAAGGCCACCCTGACAAGATATGCGACCAAGTCTCGGATGCTGTCCTTGATGCTTGTCTCGAACAAGATCCCGAAAGCAAAGTCGCCTGCGAGACTTGCACGAAGACTAACATGGTTATGGTCTTCGGTGAAATCACGACTAAGGCTAAAGTAAACTACGAGAAAATAGTGCGAGACACTTGCAGAAACATAGGGTTTGTGTCAGCTGATGTTGGCCTTGATGCCGATAATTGCAAGGTCCTTGTCAATGTTGAGCAGCAGAGCCCGGACATCGCCCAAGGAGTCCACGGTCACCTCACCAGGAAGCCAGAGGAAATTGGAGCAGGAGACCAAGGACACATGTTCGGTTACGCCACAGATGAAACCCCCGAACTCATGCCCCTCACTCATGTTCTTGCCACCAAGCTCGGCGCCAAGCTCACCGAGGTGAGAAAGAACAAGACATGCCCTTGGCTGAGGCCCGATGGTAAGACCCAAGTGACTGTTGAGTACCGGAATGAAGAGGGAGCCATGGTCCCCATTAGGGTTCACACGGTGCTCATCTCGACCCAGCACGACGAAAATGTCACGAATGAGCAGATCGCGAAGGATTTGAAGGAGCACGTGATCAAACCGGTCATTCCATCAAAGTATCTCGATGGCAAAACCATCTTCCACCTCAACCCGTCTGGTCGGTTTGTCATCGGCGGGCCTCATGGGGACGCAGGGCTCACCGGCCGGAAGATCATCATCGATACATACGGAGGGTGGGGAGCACACGGTGGAGGTGCATTCTCAGGGAAGGATCCAACAAAGGTGGACAGAAGTGGTGCATACATTGTGAGACAGGCGGCGAAGAGCGTGGTGGCTTCGGGGCTTGCCCGGCGCTGCATTGTGCAGGTTTCTTATGCAATTGGAGTGCCCGAACCGCTGTCGGTTTTTGTGGACACATACAAGACTGGGAAGATACCTGACAAGGACATACTGGGTATAATCAAGGAGAATTTTGATTTCAGGCCAGGAATGATTTCAATCAACCTAGATCTGAAGAGAGGGGGGAACCTCAGGTTTCAGAAGACGGCAGCTTATGGGCATTTTGGGCGAGATGACCCTGATTTTACATGGGAGACTGTCAAGCACCTCAAGAAGAAGGCTTGA